GCCGGGTCCGCCCATCGCCGGTCCGGTCGCCTCGGCATCGAGCTTCCTCTGCGACGACGGCTCGACCATCAACGTCGCCTTCCAGCAGGACACCGCCGTCGTCTACGAGCCCGGTGCCCCGCCCGTGGTCCTGTTCAGCGCGCCGTCGCAAAGCGGCACGCGCTGGATCGCCGGGTTATCGCAACTCGTCGGCCTCGGCGAGCAGGTCTTCTGGACGCGCCAGGGCGGCAACTCGCGCGCCTGTCAGCGAGGTTAGTCCCGGCGCCTCCGCTCGTCCCTGCTTTCGCGGGGACGGGCGAGAGGATCCGTGGTGTCCCCGATCACACACGGCGCCGAATAGTTCCGGCCCGGGGTGGCGCGAAGCGGCGTGCCGGTCTAGAAGGCCGCCGTCATGACATCGATGGTTGCGGAAGGGCCGGCCTCGCAGGGGGCGTGGAGCACCGAGCTTCGCGCCACGATCGCGCTCGCCTGGCCGCTGATCCTCACCAACCTGTCGCAGATCGCGCTCGCCACCACCGACGTCATCATGATGGGCTGGCTCGGACCGGAGACGCTGGCCGCCGGCGCGCTCGGCGCCAACCTTAACTTCGCGTTTCTCATCTTCGGCATCGGTCTGGTCACGGCGACGTCGCCGCTGATCGCGATCGAGCTCGGCCGCCGCAGCCACGCCGTCCGCGACGTGCGCCGCACTTTCCGCCAGGGCATCTGGGCGGCGATCACGTACGCGATTCCCGCGTGGCTGCTCCTCTGGCACGCCGAGTGGATATTCCTTCGCCTCGGCCAGCAGCCGGCGCTTGCCGCCAACGCGGCGAGCTACCTCCACACCTTCATGTGGTCGATCCTCCCATTCCTCGCTTACCTCGGCCTGCGCAATTTTGTCTCGGCGCTGCAGCGCCCGCTGGCCGCGCTGTGGATCAGCGGCGCCGCGGTCGGCGTCAACGCGTTCCTCGTCTGGCTGCTGCTCTTTGGCAACCTCGGCTTCCCGAGACTCGGGCTCCCCGGCGCTGGCATCGCCACGACAGTGACCAACATCCTGATGTTCCTGGGGCTCGCCGCGATCGTCATGCTCGACCGCAAGTTCCGCCGCTACCGCCTGTTCGGCCGCTTCTGGCGCGCGGACTGGATGCGCTTCCGCGAGATCTGGAAGATCGGCATCCCGATCGCGCTGACGCTCGGCTTCGAGGTCACCATCTTCAACGCCGCCGTATTCCTCATGGGCCTCATCAGCGCCGAGTCGCTCGCCGCGCATTCGATCGCGATCCAGATCGCCTCGGTCGCCTTCATGGTGCCGCTCGGCCTCGGCAACGCCGCCACGGTCCGCGTCGGCCTCGCCTTCGGCGGCGCCAACCGGGCAGGCATGGCGCGCGCCGGCTGGGCGGCGTTCGTGCTCGCCATCGGCTACGCCTGCTGCACTGCGGCGATCATGCTGGTCTTCGGCCGCGAACTCGTCGGCGTCTTCCTCAAGCTCGACGTGCCCGGGAACCAGACCGTGATCGATCTCGCCGTCTCGTTCCTGGTCTTCGCCGGCATCTTCCAGCTTGCCGATTCGGGTCAGGCGGCAGCCTCCGGCATGCTGCGCGGCTTGGGCGATACGCGCGTGCCGATGCTCTATGCCGCGCTGGGCTACTGGTGCATCGGCCTGCCGCTCGGCGTCGTGCTGGGTTTCTGGACGCCGCTCGCGGGC
The sequence above is drawn from the Bauldia sp. genome and encodes:
- a CDS encoding MATE family efflux transporter translates to MTSMVAEGPASQGAWSTELRATIALAWPLILTNLSQIALATTDVIMMGWLGPETLAAGALGANLNFAFLIFGIGLVTATSPLIAIELGRRSHAVRDVRRTFRQGIWAAITYAIPAWLLLWHAEWIFLRLGQQPALAANAASYLHTFMWSILPFLAYLGLRNFVSALQRPLAALWISGAAVGVNAFLVWLLLFGNLGFPRLGLPGAGIATTVTNILMFLGLAAIVMLDRKFRRYRLFGRFWRADWMRFREIWKIGIPIALTLGFEVTIFNAAVFLMGLISAESLAAHSIAIQIASVAFMVPLGLGNAATVRVGLAFGGANRAGMARAGWAAFVLAIGYACCTAAIMLVFGRELVGVFLKLDVPGNQTVIDLAVSFLVFAGIFQLADSGQAAASGMLRGLGDTRVPMLYAALGYWCIGLPLGVVLGFWTPLAGRGIWIGLATGLAVVAVLMTTRWARREKLGLTASAANVVPVPLH